In Puntigrus tetrazona isolate hp1 chromosome 7, ASM1883169v1, whole genome shotgun sequence, the following are encoded in one genomic region:
- the pygmb gene encoding phosphorylase, glycogen, muscle b, producing MSKPLTDQEKRKQISVRGLAGVENVADLKTNFNRHLHFTLVKDRNVATKRDYYFALAHTVRDHLVGRWIRTQQHYYEKDPKRVYYLSLEFYMGRTLQNTMVNLALENACDEAIYQLGLDMEELQDMEEDAGLGNGGLGRLAACFLDSMATLGLAAYGYGIRYEFGIFNQKIMNGWQVEEADDWLRYGNPWEKARPEYMRPVHFYGRVEHHPEGVKWVDTQVVLALPYDTPVPGYRNNIVNTMRLWSAKAPCEFHLKDFNVGGYIQAVLDKNLAENISRVLYPNDNFFEGKELRLKQEYFVVAATLQDIIRRFKASKFGSTEVVRMDLTTLPDKVAIQLNDTHPAMAIPELMRILMDDEKLSWDMAWDITVRTCAYTNHTVLPEALERWPVDLFQNLLPRHLEIIYEINRRHLERISALYPGDYDRLRRMSLIEEGGQKKINMAHLCIVGSHAVNGVAQIHSDIIKDTVFKDFYDVDPEKFQNKTNGITPRRWLVMCNPGLAEVIAERIGEDYIRDLSQLKNLLKFVDDDAFIRDIAKVKQENKMKFAVHLEEQYKVKINPNSMFDVQVKRIHEYKRQLMNCLHIITLYNRIKKEPNKTWTPRTIMIGGKAAPGYHTAKMIIKLITAIGDVVNNDSVVGDRLKVIFLENYRVTLAEKVIPAADLSEQISTAGTEASGTGNMKFMLNGALTIGTMDGANVEMAEEAGEENLFIFGMRVKDVEALDKKGYDAMEYYNRIPELKQVMDQISGGFFSPGEPDQFKDIVKMLMHHDRFKVFADYEDYIKCQDKVSALYKNTKEWTKMVIHNIAGCGKFSSDRTIAQYAREIWDMEPSLEKIAAPDDSR from the exons ATGTCCAAGCCACTGACGGACCAAGAGAAGAGGAAGCAAATTTCCGTGCGAGGTCTCGCCGGGGTTGAAAACGTCGCAGACCTCAAGACCAATTTTAATCGCCATCTGCACTTCACTTTGGTTAAGGACCGTAATGTTGCAACGAAGCGCGACTACTACTTCGCCCTGGCGCACACCGTCCGAGACCATTTGGTGGGAAGATGGATCCGGACGCAGCAGCATTACTACGAGAAGGACCCTAAA CGCGTGTACTATCTCTCTCTGGAATTCTACATGGGACGGACCCTTCAAAACACCATGGTAAACTTAGCTTTGGAGAATGCCTGTGATGAGGCCATCTATCAG CTGGGTCTGGATATGGAGGAGTTGCAGGACATGGAGGAGGATGCTGGCCTGGGAAACGGAGGCCTTGGTCGACTGGCAG CTTGCTTTCTGGACTCCATGGCGACCTTGGGCCTGGCAGCATATGGATATGGAATCCGCTATGAGTTTGGAATCTTCAATCAGAAAATCATGAATGGCTGGCAG GTGGAGGAAGCAGATGATTGGCTGCGTTACGGCAATCCTTGGGAAAAAGCCCGGCCTGAATACATGCGCCCTGTGCATttctatggtcgagtggaacaCCACCCCGAAGGAGTGAAATGGGTGGACACACAG GTTGTCCTTGCCCTTCCCTATGACACACCTGTGCCAGGATACAGAAACAACATTGTTAATACAATGAGGCTCTGGTCTGCCAAAGCTCCATGTGAATTCCACCTCAAAGATT TTAATGTTGGTGGATACATCCAGGCCGTTCTGGACAAGAATCTCGCTGAGAACATCTCCCGTGTGCTTTACCCTAATGACAAT TTCTTTGAGGGGAAAGAGTTGCGTCTGAAGCAGGAGTATTTTGTGGTGGCTGCAACTCTCCAGGACATTATCCGCAGGTTTAAAGCCTCCAAGTTTGGCTCAACTGAGGTGGTGCGCATGGATCTGACCACACTGCCGGATAAG GTTGCTATACAGTTGAATGACACTCATCCTGCAATGGCCATCCCAGAGCTGATGAGAATACTGATGGATGATGAGAAACTATCCTGGGACATG GCTTGGGACATCACTGTGCGTACTTGCGCATATACCAACCACACTGTCTTACCAGAAGCTCTGGAACGCTGGCCCGTCGACCTGTTCCAAAACCTCCTGCCCCGTCACCTAGAGATCATCTACGAGATAAACAGACGTCATCTGGAG CGGATCTCTGCGCTTTACCCTGGTGATTATGATCGTTTGAGACGCATGTCTCTTATTGAGGAGGGCGGACAGAAGAAGATCAACATGGCTCATCTCTGCATCGTTGGCTCTCATGCAGTTAATGGCGTGGCACAAATCCATTCAGACATTATTAAGGACACTGT TTTTAAGGACTTCTATGATGTGGACCCAGAGAAGTTTCAGAACAAGACCAATGGTATCACACCTCGTCGCTGGCTTGTCATGTGTAACCCTGGACTGGCTGAGGTTATCGCTGAG AGAATCGGAGAAGACTACATCCGTGACCTGAGCCAGCTGAAGAACCTCTTGAAGTTTGTGGATGATGATGCTTTCATTCGAGACATTGCCAAAGTCAAACAA GAGAATAAGATGAAATTTGCAGTGCATCTAGAAGAACAATACAAGGTGAAGATTAACCCAAACTCTATGTTTGATGTCCAAGTGAAGAGGATCCATGAATACAAAAGACAGCTGATGAACTGTCTGCACATCATCACCCTCTACAACC GCATCAAGAAGGAGCCTAACAAGACCTGGACTCCTAGGACCATTATGATTGGAGGAAAG GCGGCTCCTGGGTATCACACTGCTAAGATGATCATCAAACTGATCACAGCAATTGGAGATGTGGTGAATAATGACAGTGTGGTGGGAGATCGTCTGAAAGTCATCTTCCTTGAGAACTACAGAGTTACACTGGCTGAGAAAG tcaTCCCTGCAGCTGACCTGTCcgagcagatctccacagcggGAACAGAAGCTTCTGGAACAGGCAACATGAAGTTCATGCTGAACGGAGCTCTGACCATCGGCACCATGGATGGGGCTAACGTGGAGATGGCAGAAGAGGCGGGAGAAGAGAACCTCTTCATCTTCGGCATGAGAGTGAAGGATGTGGAAGCTTTGGATAAGAAAGG ATATGATGCCATGGAGTATTATAACCGCATTCCAGAACTGAAGCAAGTCATGGATCAGATCTCTGGAGGATTCTTCAGCCCTGGAGAACCTGATCAGTTTAAAGACATTGTTAAGATGTTGATGCACCACGACAG GTTCAAGGTGTTCGCTGACTATGAAGACTACATCAAATGTCAGGACAAAGTCAGCGCCCTGTATAAG AATACTAAAGAATGGACCAAGATGGTCATCCACAACATAGCCGGTTGTGGCAAATTCTCCAGCGACCGCACCATCGCCCAGTACGCCCGTGAGATCTGGGACATGGAGCCTAGTCTGGAGAAGATCGCAGCTCCAGACGACTCCCGCTAA
- the clcn5b gene encoding H(+)/Cl(-) exchange transporter 5 isoform X1, protein MMSSWIFRMLPWTSVRMSRLWTGITARSGDPALMYGVPRDLNEHHSITMVVYGRCKAEWRPINNSPKLMDLLDDAVPGIGTYEDFNTIDWVREKSKDRDRHREITNKSKQSTVALLFSISDAFSGWLLMLLIGLMSGALAGGIDIAAHWMTDLKEGVCLNGFWFNHEHCCWASNETTFQERDKCPQWKSWAELMVGVSEGPGLYAVNYFMYVCWALLFAFLAVILVRAFAPYACGSGIPEIKTILSGFIIRGYLGKWTLIIKTITLVLAVSSGLSLGKEGPLVHVACCCENILCHFFTKYRRNEAKRREVLSAASAVGVSVAFGAPIGGVLFSLEEVSYYFPLKTLWRSFFAALVAAFTLRSINPFGNSRLVLFYVEFHTPWHLLELLPFVLLGIFGGLWGAFFIRANIAWCRLRKNTCLGHYPVLEVVVVALLTALLAFPIEYTRMSSSELISELFNDCGLLDSSKLCSYTSNSGSTSGNVNVTASNGLGARLLGTGLYTAMWQLALALVLKMFFTVITFGMKVPSGLFIPSMAVGAIAGRLLGVCMEQLAIRHHERDIFRGWCSPGADCITPGLYAMVGAAACLGGVTRMTVSLVVIMFELTGGLEYIVPLMAAAMTSKWVADALGRESIYEAHIRLNGYPFLEAKEEFRHKTLATDVMRPWRGDPPLSVLTESRMTVEEVERLISDTTYSGFPVVVSQQSQRLVGFVLRRDLVISLENARRYQDGVVSMSPVLFTECDPPMSPNAPPAVKLRNILDLSPFTVTVHTPMEIVVDIFRKLGLRQCLVIQNGRLLGIITKKDILKHMAQMANRDPDSILFN, encoded by the exons ATGATGAGCTCGTGGATATTTCGGATGTTACCGTGGACTTCAGTGAGGATGTCCCGCCTCTGGACCGGGATTACAGCGCGG TCTGGAGATCCAGCCTTGATGTATGGTGTTCCAAGGGACTTAAATGAGCACCATAGTATTACTATGGTTGTTTATG GCCGCTGTAAAGCAGAATGGAGGCCGATCAACAACAGTCCCAAGCTTATGGATCTACTGGATGACGCTGTTCCTGGCATTGGCACCTACGAGGACTTCAACACCATCGATTGGGTTAGAGAGAAGTCTAAAGACAGAGATCGTCACAGGGAG ATCACCAATAAGAGTAAGCAGTCCACAGTAGCTTTGCTCTTCAGCATCAGTGATGCCTTTTCTGGCTGGCTTCTGATGCTTCTCATTGGACTCATGTCAG GGGCCTTGGCTGGAGGTATAGACATTGCTGCCCATTGGATGACAGACCTTAAAGAGGGCGTTTGTCTGAACGGCTTTTGGTTTAATCACGAACACTGCTGCTGGGCTTCCAATGAGACCACCTTCCAGGAAAGGGACAAGTGTCCTCAGTGGAAAAGCTGGGCAGAACTCATGGTTGGAGTCAGTGAG GGGCCTGGTTTGTATGCGGTGAATTATTTCATGTATGTGTGCTGGGCTCTTCTCTTCGCCTTCCTCGCAGTGATTCTGGTGAGAGCCTTCGCCCCTTACGCCTGCGGTTCAGGAATACCAGAG ATTAAGACCATCCTGAGTGGCTTTATAATTCGGGGTTACCTAGGAAAGTGGACTTTGATCATCAAGACCATCACACTTGTGCTGGCCGTCTCGTCCGGCCTCAGTCTGGGGAAGGAGGGTCCGCTGGTTCACGTAGCCTGCTGCTGCGAAAACATCCTATGCCATTTCTTCACCAAATACCGTCGAAATGAGGCCAAGAGACGAGAG gtGTTGTCTGCTGCATCTGCAGTGGGAGTGTCTGTAGCATTTGGTGCTCCTATTGGAGGAGTGCTTTTCAGTCTGGAAGAG GTCAGCTACTACTTCCCTCTAAAGACTCTGTGGCGGTCATTCTTCGCTGCTCTGGTCGCAGCATTCACCCTTCGGTCCATTAATCCTTTCGGCAACAGCCGATTGGTCCTTTTCTACGTGGAGTTCCACACTCCCTGGCATCTTCTGGAACTCTTACCTTTTGTGCTTCTGGGCATCTTCGGTGGCCTTTGGGGGGCTTTCTTTATTCGGGCTAACATTGCCTGGTGCCGTCTCCGAAAAAATACCTGCCTTGGGCACTACCCTGTCCTGGAGGTTGTGGTGGTCGCACTGTTAACAGCGTTACTAGCGTTCCCTATCGAGTACACCCGGATGAGCAGCAGTGAGTTGATCTCGGAGCTGTTTAATGACTGTGGCCTGCTGGACTCATCGAAACTCTGCAGCTACACCAGCAACAGTGGAAGCACATCAGGAAACGTTAATGTCACAGCCTCTAATGGTCTGGGGGCTCGGCTGCTGGGGACCGGTCTCTATACAGCCATGTGGCAGCTAGCTCTTGCACTGGTCTTGAAGATGTTCTTCACTGTGATTACATTTGGCATGAAG GTTCCATCTGGTTTATTCATACCCAGTATGGCAGTGGGGGCCATAGCAGGCCGACTTCTTGGTGTGTGCATGGAGCAGCTGGCCATACGCCACCACGAAAGAGACATTTTCAGAGGCTGGTGCTCTCCAGGGGCAGACTGCATCACGCCAGGACTGTATGCCATGGTGGGCGCAGCAGCCTGTTTGG GTGGTGTGACCCGCATGACTGTCTCTCTGGTGGTCATTATGTTCGAGCTGACTGGAGGGTTAGAGTACATCGTGCCCCTCATGGCTGCTGCCATGACCAGCAAATGGGTTGCGGACGCTCTGGGCCGTGAGAGCATCTACGAGGCCCACATTCGCCTCAACGGTTACCCTTTCCTGGAGGCCAAAGAAGAGTTCCGTCACAAGACTCTTGCCACAGATGTGATGCGGCCTTGGCGGGGCGACCCACCACTGTCTGTGCTGACGGAGAGCAGAATGACTGTAGAGGAAGTAGAGAGACTCATCTCAGACACCACCTACAGCGGCTTTCCTGTGGTGGTCTCTCAGCAGTCTCAGAGATTGGTGGGCTTTGTGCTGAGGAGGGATCTGGTCATATCTTTAG AAAATGCCCGGCGGTATCAGGACGGAGTGGTCAGCATGTCTCCCGTCCTGTTCACTGAATGTGATCCTCCCATGTCACCCAATGCTCCTCCTGCAGTGAAACTGCGCAACATCTTGGACCTCAGCCCCTTTACGGTCACTGTGCACACACCCATGGAAATCGTAGTGGACATCTTCCGCAAACTCGGCCTGCGGCAGTGCCTCGTCATTCAGAACGG
- the clcn5b gene encoding H(+)/Cl(-) exchange transporter 5 isoform X3 produces MDLLDDAVPGIGTYEDFNTIDWVREKSKDRDRHREITNKSKQSTVALLFSISDAFSGWLLMLLIGLMSGALAGGIDIAAHWMTDLKEGVCLNGFWFNHEHCCWASNETTFQERDKCPQWKSWAELMVGVSEGPGLYAVNYFMYVCWALLFAFLAVILVRAFAPYACGSGIPEIKTILSGFIIRGYLGKWTLIIKTITLVLAVSSGLSLGKEGPLVHVACCCENILCHFFTKYRRNEAKRREVLSAASAVGVSVAFGAPIGGVLFSLEEVSYYFPLKTLWRSFFAALVAAFTLRSINPFGNSRLVLFYVEFHTPWHLLELLPFVLLGIFGGLWGAFFIRANIAWCRLRKNTCLGHYPVLEVVVVALLTALLAFPIEYTRMSSSELISELFNDCGLLDSSKLCSYTSNSGSTSGNVNVTASNGLGARLLGTGLYTAMWQLALALVLKMFFTVITFGMKVPSGLFIPSMAVGAIAGRLLGVCMEQLAIRHHERDIFRGWCSPGADCITPGLYAMVGAAACLGGVTRMTVSLVVIMFELTGGLEYIVPLMAAAMTSKWVADALGRESIYEAHIRLNGYPFLEAKEEFRHKTLATDVMRPWRGDPPLSVLTESRMTVEEVERLISDTTYSGFPVVVSQQSQRLVGFVLRRDLVISLENARRYQDGVVSMSPVLFTECDPPMSPNAPPAVKLRNILDLSPFTVTVHTPMEIVVDIFRKLGLRQCLVIQNGRLLGIITKKDILKHMAQMANRDPDSILFN; encoded by the exons ATGGATCTACTGGATGACGCTGTTCCTGGCATTGGCACCTACGAGGACTTCAACACCATCGATTGGGTTAGAGAGAAGTCTAAAGACAGAGATCGTCACAGGGAG ATCACCAATAAGAGTAAGCAGTCCACAGTAGCTTTGCTCTTCAGCATCAGTGATGCCTTTTCTGGCTGGCTTCTGATGCTTCTCATTGGACTCATGTCAG GGGCCTTGGCTGGAGGTATAGACATTGCTGCCCATTGGATGACAGACCTTAAAGAGGGCGTTTGTCTGAACGGCTTTTGGTTTAATCACGAACACTGCTGCTGGGCTTCCAATGAGACCACCTTCCAGGAAAGGGACAAGTGTCCTCAGTGGAAAAGCTGGGCAGAACTCATGGTTGGAGTCAGTGAG GGGCCTGGTTTGTATGCGGTGAATTATTTCATGTATGTGTGCTGGGCTCTTCTCTTCGCCTTCCTCGCAGTGATTCTGGTGAGAGCCTTCGCCCCTTACGCCTGCGGTTCAGGAATACCAGAG ATTAAGACCATCCTGAGTGGCTTTATAATTCGGGGTTACCTAGGAAAGTGGACTTTGATCATCAAGACCATCACACTTGTGCTGGCCGTCTCGTCCGGCCTCAGTCTGGGGAAGGAGGGTCCGCTGGTTCACGTAGCCTGCTGCTGCGAAAACATCCTATGCCATTTCTTCACCAAATACCGTCGAAATGAGGCCAAGAGACGAGAG gtGTTGTCTGCTGCATCTGCAGTGGGAGTGTCTGTAGCATTTGGTGCTCCTATTGGAGGAGTGCTTTTCAGTCTGGAAGAG GTCAGCTACTACTTCCCTCTAAAGACTCTGTGGCGGTCATTCTTCGCTGCTCTGGTCGCAGCATTCACCCTTCGGTCCATTAATCCTTTCGGCAACAGCCGATTGGTCCTTTTCTACGTGGAGTTCCACACTCCCTGGCATCTTCTGGAACTCTTACCTTTTGTGCTTCTGGGCATCTTCGGTGGCCTTTGGGGGGCTTTCTTTATTCGGGCTAACATTGCCTGGTGCCGTCTCCGAAAAAATACCTGCCTTGGGCACTACCCTGTCCTGGAGGTTGTGGTGGTCGCACTGTTAACAGCGTTACTAGCGTTCCCTATCGAGTACACCCGGATGAGCAGCAGTGAGTTGATCTCGGAGCTGTTTAATGACTGTGGCCTGCTGGACTCATCGAAACTCTGCAGCTACACCAGCAACAGTGGAAGCACATCAGGAAACGTTAATGTCACAGCCTCTAATGGTCTGGGGGCTCGGCTGCTGGGGACCGGTCTCTATACAGCCATGTGGCAGCTAGCTCTTGCACTGGTCTTGAAGATGTTCTTCACTGTGATTACATTTGGCATGAAG GTTCCATCTGGTTTATTCATACCCAGTATGGCAGTGGGGGCCATAGCAGGCCGACTTCTTGGTGTGTGCATGGAGCAGCTGGCCATACGCCACCACGAAAGAGACATTTTCAGAGGCTGGTGCTCTCCAGGGGCAGACTGCATCACGCCAGGACTGTATGCCATGGTGGGCGCAGCAGCCTGTTTGG GTGGTGTGACCCGCATGACTGTCTCTCTGGTGGTCATTATGTTCGAGCTGACTGGAGGGTTAGAGTACATCGTGCCCCTCATGGCTGCTGCCATGACCAGCAAATGGGTTGCGGACGCTCTGGGCCGTGAGAGCATCTACGAGGCCCACATTCGCCTCAACGGTTACCCTTTCCTGGAGGCCAAAGAAGAGTTCCGTCACAAGACTCTTGCCACAGATGTGATGCGGCCTTGGCGGGGCGACCCACCACTGTCTGTGCTGACGGAGAGCAGAATGACTGTAGAGGAAGTAGAGAGACTCATCTCAGACACCACCTACAGCGGCTTTCCTGTGGTGGTCTCTCAGCAGTCTCAGAGATTGGTGGGCTTTGTGCTGAGGAGGGATCTGGTCATATCTTTAG AAAATGCCCGGCGGTATCAGGACGGAGTGGTCAGCATGTCTCCCGTCCTGTTCACTGAATGTGATCCTCCCATGTCACCCAATGCTCCTCCTGCAGTGAAACTGCGCAACATCTTGGACCTCAGCCCCTTTACGGTCACTGTGCACACACCCATGGAAATCGTAGTGGACATCTTCCGCAAACTCGGCCTGCGGCAGTGCCTCGTCATTCAGAACGG
- the clcn5b gene encoding H(+)/Cl(-) exchange transporter 5 isoform X2 gives MDNGGFCDDNYQSGSSDDELVDISDVTVDFSEDVPPLDRDYSAGRCKAEWRPINNSPKLMDLLDDAVPGIGTYEDFNTIDWVREKSKDRDRHREITNKSKQSTVALLFSISDAFSGWLLMLLIGLMSGALAGGIDIAAHWMTDLKEGVCLNGFWFNHEHCCWASNETTFQERDKCPQWKSWAELMVGVSEGPGLYAVNYFMYVCWALLFAFLAVILVRAFAPYACGSGIPEIKTILSGFIIRGYLGKWTLIIKTITLVLAVSSGLSLGKEGPLVHVACCCENILCHFFTKYRRNEAKRREVLSAASAVGVSVAFGAPIGGVLFSLEEVSYYFPLKTLWRSFFAALVAAFTLRSINPFGNSRLVLFYVEFHTPWHLLELLPFVLLGIFGGLWGAFFIRANIAWCRLRKNTCLGHYPVLEVVVVALLTALLAFPIEYTRMSSSELISELFNDCGLLDSSKLCSYTSNSGSTSGNVNVTASNGLGARLLGTGLYTAMWQLALALVLKMFFTVITFGMKVPSGLFIPSMAVGAIAGRLLGVCMEQLAIRHHERDIFRGWCSPGADCITPGLYAMVGAAACLGGVTRMTVSLVVIMFELTGGLEYIVPLMAAAMTSKWVADALGRESIYEAHIRLNGYPFLEAKEEFRHKTLATDVMRPWRGDPPLSVLTESRMTVEEVERLISDTTYSGFPVVVSQQSQRLVGFVLRRDLVISLENARRYQDGVVSMSPVLFTECDPPMSPNAPPAVKLRNILDLSPFTVTVHTPMEIVVDIFRKLGLRQCLVIQNGRLLGIITKKDILKHMAQMANRDPDSILFN, from the exons ATGGACAACGGAGGGTTTTGCGACGATAATTATCAGAGTGGAAGCAGTGATGATGAGCTCGTGGATATTTCGGATGTTACCGTGGACTTCAGTGAGGATGTCCCGCCTCTGGACCGGGATTACAGCGCGG GCCGCTGTAAAGCAGAATGGAGGCCGATCAACAACAGTCCCAAGCTTATGGATCTACTGGATGACGCTGTTCCTGGCATTGGCACCTACGAGGACTTCAACACCATCGATTGGGTTAGAGAGAAGTCTAAAGACAGAGATCGTCACAGGGAG ATCACCAATAAGAGTAAGCAGTCCACAGTAGCTTTGCTCTTCAGCATCAGTGATGCCTTTTCTGGCTGGCTTCTGATGCTTCTCATTGGACTCATGTCAG GGGCCTTGGCTGGAGGTATAGACATTGCTGCCCATTGGATGACAGACCTTAAAGAGGGCGTTTGTCTGAACGGCTTTTGGTTTAATCACGAACACTGCTGCTGGGCTTCCAATGAGACCACCTTCCAGGAAAGGGACAAGTGTCCTCAGTGGAAAAGCTGGGCAGAACTCATGGTTGGAGTCAGTGAG GGGCCTGGTTTGTATGCGGTGAATTATTTCATGTATGTGTGCTGGGCTCTTCTCTTCGCCTTCCTCGCAGTGATTCTGGTGAGAGCCTTCGCCCCTTACGCCTGCGGTTCAGGAATACCAGAG ATTAAGACCATCCTGAGTGGCTTTATAATTCGGGGTTACCTAGGAAAGTGGACTTTGATCATCAAGACCATCACACTTGTGCTGGCCGTCTCGTCCGGCCTCAGTCTGGGGAAGGAGGGTCCGCTGGTTCACGTAGCCTGCTGCTGCGAAAACATCCTATGCCATTTCTTCACCAAATACCGTCGAAATGAGGCCAAGAGACGAGAG gtGTTGTCTGCTGCATCTGCAGTGGGAGTGTCTGTAGCATTTGGTGCTCCTATTGGAGGAGTGCTTTTCAGTCTGGAAGAG GTCAGCTACTACTTCCCTCTAAAGACTCTGTGGCGGTCATTCTTCGCTGCTCTGGTCGCAGCATTCACCCTTCGGTCCATTAATCCTTTCGGCAACAGCCGATTGGTCCTTTTCTACGTGGAGTTCCACACTCCCTGGCATCTTCTGGAACTCTTACCTTTTGTGCTTCTGGGCATCTTCGGTGGCCTTTGGGGGGCTTTCTTTATTCGGGCTAACATTGCCTGGTGCCGTCTCCGAAAAAATACCTGCCTTGGGCACTACCCTGTCCTGGAGGTTGTGGTGGTCGCACTGTTAACAGCGTTACTAGCGTTCCCTATCGAGTACACCCGGATGAGCAGCAGTGAGTTGATCTCGGAGCTGTTTAATGACTGTGGCCTGCTGGACTCATCGAAACTCTGCAGCTACACCAGCAACAGTGGAAGCACATCAGGAAACGTTAATGTCACAGCCTCTAATGGTCTGGGGGCTCGGCTGCTGGGGACCGGTCTCTATACAGCCATGTGGCAGCTAGCTCTTGCACTGGTCTTGAAGATGTTCTTCACTGTGATTACATTTGGCATGAAG GTTCCATCTGGTTTATTCATACCCAGTATGGCAGTGGGGGCCATAGCAGGCCGACTTCTTGGTGTGTGCATGGAGCAGCTGGCCATACGCCACCACGAAAGAGACATTTTCAGAGGCTGGTGCTCTCCAGGGGCAGACTGCATCACGCCAGGACTGTATGCCATGGTGGGCGCAGCAGCCTGTTTGG GTGGTGTGACCCGCATGACTGTCTCTCTGGTGGTCATTATGTTCGAGCTGACTGGAGGGTTAGAGTACATCGTGCCCCTCATGGCTGCTGCCATGACCAGCAAATGGGTTGCGGACGCTCTGGGCCGTGAGAGCATCTACGAGGCCCACATTCGCCTCAACGGTTACCCTTTCCTGGAGGCCAAAGAAGAGTTCCGTCACAAGACTCTTGCCACAGATGTGATGCGGCCTTGGCGGGGCGACCCACCACTGTCTGTGCTGACGGAGAGCAGAATGACTGTAGAGGAAGTAGAGAGACTCATCTCAGACACCACCTACAGCGGCTTTCCTGTGGTGGTCTCTCAGCAGTCTCAGAGATTGGTGGGCTTTGTGCTGAGGAGGGATCTGGTCATATCTTTAG AAAATGCCCGGCGGTATCAGGACGGAGTGGTCAGCATGTCTCCCGTCCTGTTCACTGAATGTGATCCTCCCATGTCACCCAATGCTCCTCCTGCAGTGAAACTGCGCAACATCTTGGACCTCAGCCCCTTTACGGTCACTGTGCACACACCCATGGAAATCGTAGTGGACATCTTCCGCAAACTCGGCCTGCGGCAGTGCCTCGTCATTCAGAACGG